In a genomic window of Bacteroidota bacterium:
- the recN gene encoding DNA repair protein RecN produces MLRHLAIHNYALIENLEIDVSDGLTIITGETGAGKSILLGAISLLIGSRADTGMLRDKSSKCIVEAQFFIKAYALTGFFEKYNLDYFDLCTIRREINPAGISRAFINDTPVNLTQLKELGNYLIDIHSQHQNISLNESEFQLSLLDVFAQHKQKLTQYKEKFLHYKKLKQQLVAIEEQDAQAKKELDYFQFQFNELEEANLKSNDSKALELEAETLTHAESIKKNLSASSFLLNYSENNVLAALVEVKNLLSANAKHNLTIAEIAQRVNSSYIELKDLVNELESLEQNIVFNPQRLEEIESKLNLIYRLQQKHRVNSLDELLQLQEELSSKIAGIGKLDEQLDATRKELVVIEKQLSILALELSKKRKSSSLIMEKQILNLLADVGMPNASLSIQLSESTEFTQSGKDKIQFLFSANKGGELKELSKVASGGELSRLLLSLKSLLAKSAALPTIVFDEIDTGVSGDVANKVGIIMERMAKQMQVISITHLPQIASKGNEHWLVYKEELKKKTHTHIKKLTADERIHEIAQMLSSKSPTSAAISNARDLLNS; encoded by the coding sequence AGCCGATACCGGCATGTTGCGTGATAAGTCTTCCAAATGTATTGTTGAAGCTCAGTTTTTTATTAAGGCCTATGCATTAACCGGTTTTTTTGAAAAATACAATCTTGATTATTTTGACCTTTGTACCATTCGAAGAGAAATTAATCCGGCCGGTATTTCTAGGGCCTTTATAAACGATACTCCTGTAAATCTTACCCAATTAAAAGAATTGGGTAATTATTTAATCGACATTCATTCACAACATCAAAATATATCCTTGAATGAATCTGAATTTCAATTATCCTTATTAGATGTATTTGCTCAACACAAACAAAAATTGACTCAATACAAGGAGAAATTTCTACACTATAAAAAACTCAAACAACAGCTTGTGGCAATAGAAGAACAGGATGCTCAAGCAAAAAAGGAGTTGGATTATTTTCAATTTCAGTTCAACGAATTGGAAGAAGCAAATTTGAAAAGTAACGATAGTAAAGCATTGGAACTTGAGGCAGAAACTTTGACCCATGCTGAATCAATTAAAAAGAATTTGAGTGCTTCTTCGTTCTTGTTAAACTATAGCGAAAACAATGTGTTGGCTGCTTTAGTAGAAGTAAAAAATCTACTCAGTGCGAATGCAAAACATAACTTAACAATAGCCGAAATTGCACAACGTGTTAACAGCAGTTATATTGAGTTGAAAGACCTAGTAAACGAGCTTGAGAGTTTAGAGCAAAACATTGTATTTAACCCGCAACGATTGGAAGAAATTGAAAGCAAACTCAATTTAATTTATCGTTTGCAACAAAAACATCGGGTAAATAGTTTGGATGAATTGCTTCAGTTACAAGAAGAGCTTTCAAGTAAAATTGCTGGTATTGGTAAGTTAGATGAACAGCTCGATGCTACTCGAAAAGAACTAGTAGTAATCGAAAAACAACTTTCAATTTTAGCGCTCGAACTTTCTAAAAAGCGTAAATCGTCTTCACTGATAATGGAGAAGCAAATTTTGAATTTATTGGCAGATGTAGGAATGCCAAATGCTTCTTTGTCAATACAATTATCCGAATCAACTGAGTTTACACAAAGTGGAAAAGATAAGATTCAATTTTTGTTTTCAGCTAACAAAGGTGGTGAGTTGAAAGAATTGAGTAAAGTAGCTTCAGGTGGTGAATTATCGCGACTTTTGTTGAGTTTAAAATCGCTCTTAGCTAAATCAGCAGCCCTTCCAACCATAGTTTTCGACGAAATTGATACAGGTGTTTCCGGCGATGTTGCGAATAAAGTTGGAATAATTATGGAACGCATGGCCAAACAAATGCAGGTAATTAGCATTACCCATTTACCTCAAATTGCTAGCAAAGGAAATGAACACTGGTTGGTGTATAAGGAAGAGCTTAAAAAGAAAACACATACACATATTAAAAAATTAACCGCAGATGAGCGTATACATGAAATAGCTCAAATGCTCAGTAGTAAATCGCCAACTAGTGCAGCTATTAGTAATGCGCGCGATTTGCTGAATAGTTAA